The Miltoncostaea marina DNA window CCGCTCGAGGCGCGCGACCTCAGCCCGCGCGGCGGCCAGCGCCGCGCGGGCGAGCGGGCCGTCGGGGGCATCCACCACCAGCTCCATGCCCGTCCCCATCGCGTGGAACCGCTCCCGCAGCATCACGAGCTCCTGCTGGTGGCGACGGACGGGGTCGACGGCGGGGCGATCGAGACGACCGGGGCCGGCGCGGGCGCGGCGGCCGAGCCGAGCAGCCGCTCGGCCCGGTCCAGGCGCGCGACCGCGGCCGCCTCGAGCCGCGCGAGCGCGGCGTCGGCCCCGCCGGCCGGTGCCGCGGCGGGCCGGGGGGGGCCGGTGCGCCGCCGCCCGGCAGCGGATCGGCCGCGATCACGGCGGCCACGACGGCGGTCGCCGCGACGGCGCCCCCCACGACGGCCCTGCGCAGGCGCGCGGGGTCCATCAGTCGTCGTCCCCGTGGTCGTCGTCGCCCCTGTCGTGGCGCTCGCGGTCGCCGCCGTGGTCGTCGTCGAACCGGTCGTCGTCGTCCTCGTAGGCCACCTGGGTGTCGTCGACCGTGCCGTCGCCGCGCAGCCGGACGACGGGCGCCGGCTCCCGGGCCGCGCGGGCGAGCGCCGCGTCGGCCGCGCGCTGGGCCCGGTCGAGCCGCTGGAGGCGCTCGAGCAGCGCGTCGCCGGCCGGGGCCGTGACCGCCGGGGCGGTGGCCGCGGCCGGCTCGCCGCCCGATCCGGTCGCCTGGGTCAGGCCCACCACGCCCGCGATCCCCGCCACGGTGGCCACGCCGGCCACGATCAGTCCGTTCATGATCCTCCCCTTCGCTCGCCGATCCGTCCCCGACGACGCTAGGCGCGGCGCCGTTCGGACGGGGTCAGCGAGCCCCCGGGGTCGTCCAGCGGACGGTAAGGGAACGGTAGGGCGGTGTCGCCGCGCGCCCCGGCCCGCCATGATCCGGGCATGCGCCTGCTGGTGGTGGAGGACGACGACGGCATCGCGGCCCCCCTCGTGTCGGGGCTCCGGCGCGAGGGGTTCGAGGTCGAGCGCGTCGCCACCGGCGCGGACGCCCTCGCCGCCGCCGAGCCGGACCTGGTGCTGCTCGACCTGCGCCTGCCCGACACCGACGGCTACGCCGTCGCCCGCGAGCTGCGCGCCCGCTCGGGCGTGCCGATCATCATGGTCACGGCGAAGGGCGAGGAGGTCGACCGCGTCATCGGCCTCGAGCTCGGCGCCGACGACTACGTGGTCAAGCCGTTCGGGCTGCGCGAGCTGGTCGCGCGCATCCACGCCGTGATGCGGCGGGTCGCCGAGCCGGGGCGCGGCGTGGCCGCGGACGCCGTCGTGACCGTCGGCCCGCTGACGGTGGACCGGCGCCGCCACGAGGCCGCGCTCGCGGGGGCCGCGCTGCCCCTGACGCCGAAGGAGTTCGCGCTGCTCGCCCTGCTGGCCTCGGACCCCGGCGCGGCGGTCGACCGGCGGCGGATCCTCGAGGAGGTCTGGGGCACGCGCTGGTACGGGCCCACGAAGACGATCGACGTCCACGTGTCGTCGCTGCGGCGCAAGCTCGGCGACCCGGGCTGGATCGAGACCGTGCGGGGCGTCGGCTTCCGCCTGCGCGCGCCGTGACCCGGCGCCTCGTCGCCACCTACCTGGTGCTGGCGACGATCGTGCTCGTCGCCCTCGAGATCCCGCTGGGCGTGAGCAACGCCCGCAACCAGCGCCAGGATCTGCAGCAGCGGGTCGAGCGCGACGCCGTCGCGCTCGCGGCGCTCGTCGAGGACCGCCTCCAGGCCGGCGCCGCGCCCGGCGACGCGACGCTGGGGCGGATCGTGGGCGGCTACGCCGCCGGCACCGGCGCGCGGGTCGTCGTGACCGGCCCCACGGGCGTCGCGCTCGCCGATTCCGACGCCGCCCGGGAGCTGGGGCGCGACTTCTCCACCCGCCCGGAGGTCGCCGCGGCCCTCGACGGCCGGGTGGCCACCGGCACGCGCTCGTCGGAGACCCTGGGGCGCCGCCTGCTCTACGTCGCGGTCCCGGTGGCCTCGGGCGGCGTCGTCCACGGCGTCGTCCGGGCGACGGTGCCGACGTCGCGCATCGACGCGCTCGTGCGCCGCTACTGGCTGGCCCTCGCGGGCATCGCCGCGGTGGTGCTCCTCGCGGTCACCGTGACCGGTCGCTGGCTCGCGCGCTGGGTGAGCCGGCCCCTGGTGGACCTGCGCGACGCCACCCGGCGGGCCGAGGGCGGCGACCTCGGCGTGCGCGCCGACGCCGCGGCCGGCCCCGGCGAGGTGCGCGAGCTGGCGGCCGCGTTCAACGACATGGTCACGCGGCTGGACGCGATGGTGGGCGCGCAGGAGCAGTTCGTCGCCGACGCCTCGCATCAGCTGCGCAGCCC harbors:
- a CDS encoding sensor histidine kinase, which translates into the protein MTRRLVATYLVLATIVLVALEIPLGVSNARNQRQDLQQRVERDAVALAALVEDRLQAGAAPGDATLGRIVGGYAAGTGARVVVTGPTGVALADSDAARELGRDFSTRPEVAAALDGRVATGTRSSETLGRRLLYVAVPVASGGVVHGVVRATVPTSRIDALVRRYWLALAGIAAVVLLAVTVTGRWLARWVSRPLVDLRDATRRAEGGDLGVRADAAAGPGEVRELAAAFNDMVTRLDAMVGAQEQFVADASHQLRSPLTALRLRIENLQHATGGQGDEDVEGALAEVDRLSRLVDGLLALTRAERSAARRSPQDVGALVGERADAWRLAAAEAGVELTARVDGAPRALLSEGALEQVLDNLIANAIAAAPSGGRVVVAAGPRDGGARVTVTDDGPGMDAAQRERAFDRFWRAGGDRAGSGLGLAIVRRLVGADGGTVALQEADGGGLRAVVDYPAAARAAARR
- a CDS encoding response regulator transcription factor, yielding MRLLVVEDDDGIAAPLVSGLRREGFEVERVATGADALAAAEPDLVLLDLRLPDTDGYAVARELRARSGVPIIMVTAKGEEVDRVIGLELGADDYVVKPFGLRELVARIHAVMRRVAEPGRGVAADAVVTVGPLTVDRRRHEAALAGAALPLTPKEFALLALLASDPGAAVDRRRILEEVWGTRWYGPTKTIDVHVSSLRRKLGDPGWIETVRGVGFRLRAP